From the Chiloscyllium plagiosum isolate BGI_BamShark_2017 chromosome 16, ASM401019v2, whole genome shotgun sequence genome, one window contains:
- the csrp3 gene encoding cysteine and glycine-rich protein 3: protein MPQWGGGAKCAACDKTVYHAEEIQCNGRSFHKICFICMNCRKALDSTIVAAHEAEIYCKTCYGKKYGPKGYGYGQGAGTLSSETLESPGAHLEQAKPHPSANPSSSKFAHKFGGAEKCPRCSQSVYAAEKVIGGGKAWHKTCFRCALCGKSLESTTVTDKDGEIYCKACYARNFGPKGLGHGQFGGALPSTD from the exons ATGCCACAGTGGGGTGGTGGAGCCAAGTGCGCTGCCTGTGACAAGACAGTCTACCATGCTGAAGAGATTCAATGCAACGGCAGAAGTTTCCACAAAATCTGCTTTATCTGCA TGAACTGTAGAAAAGCCCTGGACAGCACGATAGTGGCTGCACACGAAGCTGAGATCTACTGCAAGACTTGCTACGGCAAGAAATACGGACCAAAAGGCTATGGCTATGGCCAAGGTGCTGGTACCCTTAGCTCTGAGACCCTGGAGAGTCCTGGCGCCCATCTTGAGCA GGCTAAGCCTCATCCTTCTGCGAACCCCAGCTCCTCCAAATTTGCGCACAAATTTGGTGGCGCTGAAAAGTGCCCACGATGCAGTCAATCTGTGTATGCAGCCGAGAAAGTGATTGGTGGAGGAAAG GCATGGCACAAAACCTGCTTCCGCTGTGCACTGTGTGGTAAGAGTTTGGAGTCCACCACAGTCACCGACAAAGATGGAGAAATTTACTGCAAAG CTTGTTATGCGAGGAACTTTGGTCCTAAAGGACTGGGACATGGACAGTTTGGTGGAGCGTTACCCAGCACAGATTGA